A stretch of the Cryptosporangium phraense genome encodes the following:
- a CDS encoding GtrA family protein: MTLLAKVRAGRDGLFKQLASFGVIGAVNFVVDTAIFNLLFVIGPVKAQIVATTVATTLAYFANRHWTFRKHERSGLRREYTLFFALNGVGLAITAAIVGVAKYGFDLHDQLALNIVRLFAVGVATLFRFWSYKRFVFGDVVVPAEDVAVAAVAAAPPESAEALVDELETTAEAAVPAPREDREAARAEG; this comes from the coding sequence GTGACTTTGTTGGCGAAGGTTCGCGCCGGCCGCGACGGGCTCTTCAAGCAGCTGGCGTCGTTCGGCGTGATCGGCGCGGTGAACTTCGTGGTCGACACCGCGATCTTCAACCTGCTGTTCGTGATCGGTCCGGTGAAGGCGCAGATCGTGGCCACGACCGTGGCGACGACGCTGGCGTACTTCGCGAACCGCCACTGGACGTTCCGCAAGCACGAGCGGTCCGGGCTGCGGCGCGAGTACACGCTGTTCTTCGCGCTCAACGGGGTCGGGCTGGCGATCACCGCGGCGATCGTCGGGGTCGCGAAGTACGGCTTCGATCTGCACGATCAGCTGGCGCTGAACATCGTGCGGCTGTTCGCGGTCGGCGTCGCGACGCTGTTCCGGTTCTGGTCCTACAAGCGCTTCGTGTTCGGCGACGTCGTCGTTCCGGCCGAGGACGTGGCGGTGGCCGCGGTCGCGGCCGCGCCGCCGGAGTCCGCCGAGGCCCTCGTCGACGAGCTGGAGACCACGGCCGAGGCCGCCGTGCCCGCCCCGCGGGAAGACCGCGAGGCGGCCCGCGCCGAGGGCTAG
- a CDS encoding CoA-binding protein has protein sequence MHSSADDIRKLLAAKTWAFVGLTDTPYRTVYQMAAFLQRNGVKIVPVNPRAEAVLGEEGHTSVPPGVDVVGIYRRSQFVGPHVDEAIEAGASGVWTPLDVVDEEAAGRAVDAGLTVVMDHCPKIEWPAYGPTA, from the coding sequence ATGCACAGCTCAGCCGACGACATCCGAAAGCTGTTGGCCGCGAAGACGTGGGCGTTCGTGGGGCTCACCGACACGCCGTACCGCACCGTGTACCAGATGGCGGCGTTCCTGCAGCGCAACGGCGTGAAGATCGTGCCGGTGAACCCGCGGGCGGAAGCCGTGCTGGGTGAAGAGGGCCACACGTCCGTGCCGCCGGGCGTCGACGTGGTCGGTATCTACCGCCGCTCCCAGTTCGTCGGGCCGCACGTCGACGAGGCGATCGAGGCCGGCGCCTCCGGCGTGTGGACGCCGCTCGACGTGGTCGACGAGGAGGCGGCCGGGCGGGCCGTGGACGCCGGGCTCACGGTCGTGATGGACCACTGCCCCAAGATCGAGTGGCCCGCCTACGGTCCCACCGCCTAA
- a CDS encoding PadR family transcriptional regulator yields the protein MYRTPHEHRGRGRGRHGFFPGFGGPPPFPPGGPGFGPGGPGFGGPFGPHGRGGRRGRRGNVRAAVLVLLRERPMHGYEMIGEIAERSNGMWRPSPGSLYPALQLMEDEGLVTIEETDGKRLVSLTDSGRAEADALAEQPAPWAQASEGVEQSVIDLHQAIGPVVQAAGQVAQVGTEEQRQKAVEILTEARRRLYGLLAESE from the coding sequence ATGTACCGCACACCTCATGAGCACCGCGGCCGTGGCCGTGGTCGGCATGGTTTCTTTCCCGGTTTCGGCGGTCCGCCGCCGTTTCCGCCCGGGGGTCCGGGCTTCGGTCCGGGGGGTCCGGGTTTCGGTGGTCCGTTCGGCCCGCACGGCCGGGGCGGGCGTCGGGGCCGGCGTGGCAACGTCCGCGCCGCTGTTCTGGTCCTGCTCCGCGAGCGGCCGATGCACGGTTACGAGATGATCGGCGAGATCGCCGAGCGCAGTAACGGAATGTGGCGGCCGAGCCCGGGCTCGCTCTACCCCGCTCTCCAGCTGATGGAGGACGAGGGGCTGGTCACGATCGAGGAGACCGACGGGAAGCGTCTCGTCTCGCTCACCGACAGTGGCCGCGCCGAGGCCGACGCGCTGGCCGAGCAGCCGGCTCCGTGGGCGCAGGCGTCCGAGGGCGTCGAGCAGAGCGTGATCGACCTGCACCAGGCGATCGGCCCGGTGGTCCAGGCCGCCGGCCAGGTGGCCCAGGTAGGCACGGAGGAGCAGCGGCAGAAGGCGGTGGAGATCCTCACCGAGGCCCGCCGTCGCCTGTACGGCCTGCTCGCCGAGTCGGAGTGA
- the purE gene encoding 5-(carboxyamino)imidazole ribonucleotide mutase has product MGSDSDWPTMKAAAEALTEFGVSHEVRVVSAHRTPKAMLDYAESAAARGLRVIIAGAGGAAHLPGMVASMTPLPVIGVPVPLKHLDGMDSLLSIVQMPAGVPVATVSIGGARNAGLLAVRILAAADDELRSKMQTFQDDLRALVATKDAALQKELS; this is encoded by the coding sequence ATGGGCAGCGATTCGGACTGGCCCACGATGAAGGCGGCGGCCGAGGCCCTGACCGAGTTCGGGGTCTCGCACGAAGTGCGGGTCGTCTCGGCTCACCGAACCCCGAAGGCGATGCTCGACTACGCCGAGTCAGCGGCCGCCCGGGGCCTTCGCGTCATCATCGCCGGGGCCGGTGGAGCGGCCCATTTGCCGGGGATGGTCGCGTCGATGACGCCGCTGCCGGTGATCGGCGTCCCGGTGCCGCTGAAGCACCTGGACGGCATGGACTCGCTGCTCTCGATCGTCCAGATGCCGGCCGGCGTCCCGGTGGCCACCGTGAGCATCGGCGGCGCCCGCAACGCCGGGCTCCTGGCCGTCCGGATCCTGGCCGCCGCCGACGACGAGCTGCGGTCGAAGATGCAGACGTTCCAGGACGACCTCCGCGCCCTGGTCGCCACCAAGGACGCGGCCCTGCAGAAGGAACTCAGCTGA
- a CDS encoding 5-(carboxyamino)imidazole ribonucleotide synthase: MHPRTGLPVVGMVGAGQLARMTHQAAIALGQSLRLLAAHPDDGAALVASDVLIGDHTDLAALRKLAAGSEVVTFDHEHVPPEHLRALVADGVTVYPGPDALIHAQDKQVMRSRLAELGAPIPRWAPVTSVADVERFGFPAVLKAARGGYDGRGVWMIDSADQVQELLNAGTPLIVEERVPLVRELAAVVARSPFGQVAAWPVVETVQRDGINVEVVAPAPGLSEDLAIEAQELAIRLAAELGVVGVLAVELFETASGIVVNELAMRPHNSAHWTIEGSRTSQFEQHLRAVLDYPLGATGLTAPYVVMANLLGGDVTPPRPGEYPKGGHDKPPAQMTLDERIHHMMAAEPGVKVHLYGKELRPGRKVGHVTALGDDLDEVRRRARRAVHWLREGEDS, from the coding sequence ATGCACCCCCGTACCGGACTCCCGGTAGTCGGCATGGTGGGCGCCGGCCAACTCGCCCGGATGACCCACCAAGCCGCGATCGCCCTCGGGCAGTCACTGCGCCTCCTCGCCGCCCACCCCGACGACGGTGCCGCGCTCGTCGCGTCCGACGTCCTGATCGGCGACCACACCGACCTGGCCGCGCTCCGCAAGCTCGCGGCCGGCTCCGAGGTCGTGACGTTCGACCACGAGCACGTGCCGCCGGAGCACCTGCGCGCGCTGGTCGCCGACGGCGTCACGGTCTACCCGGGGCCGGACGCGCTGATCCACGCGCAAGACAAGCAGGTGATGCGGTCGCGGTTGGCCGAGCTGGGCGCGCCGATACCGCGCTGGGCGCCGGTCACGTCGGTCGCGGACGTGGAGCGATTCGGGTTTCCCGCCGTGCTGAAGGCCGCTCGGGGCGGCTACGACGGCCGTGGCGTCTGGATGATCGACTCCGCGGACCAGGTGCAGGAACTGCTCAACGCCGGTACCCCGCTGATCGTCGAGGAGCGGGTACCGCTGGTGCGGGAGCTGGCCGCGGTCGTCGCCCGGTCGCCGTTCGGGCAGGTGGCCGCCTGGCCGGTCGTCGAGACCGTGCAGCGGGACGGCATCAACGTCGAGGTCGTCGCGCCGGCGCCGGGGCTGTCGGAAGACCTGGCGATCGAGGCCCAGGAGCTGGCGATCCGGCTCGCCGCCGAGCTGGGCGTCGTCGGGGTGTTGGCGGTCGAGCTGTTCGAGACGGCGTCCGGGATCGTCGTGAACGAGCTGGCCATGCGTCCGCACAACTCGGCGCACTGGACGATCGAGGGCTCCCGGACGTCCCAGTTCGAGCAGCACCTGCGGGCGGTCCTCGACTATCCGCTCGGCGCCACCGGGCTGACGGCCCCGTACGTCGTGATGGCGAACCTGCTGGGCGGCGACGTGACGCCCCCGAGGCCCGGCGAGTATCCGAAGGGCGGCCACGACAAGCCACCGGCGCAGATGACGCTGGACGAGCGGATCCACCACATGATGGCGGCCGAGCCGGGCGTCAAGGTGCACCTGTACGGCAAGGAACTCCGCCCCGGGCGGAAGGTCGGGCACGTGACCGCGCTCGGCGACGATCTGGACGAGGTTCGCCGCCGGGCCCGGCGGGCCGTGCACTGGCTGCGAGAGGGAGAAGATTCGTGA
- a CDS encoding response regulator, which produces MTTPTDARVRVVLVDDHGMFRAGVRAELGGSVEVVGEASTVPQAVSVITALTPDVVLLDVHMPDGGGRAVLEAIRPTLPQVKFLALSVSDAAEDVIGLIRAGARGYVTKTIAADELADAVKRVADGDAVFSPRLAGFVLDAFTQRPETVVRDPELDLLTNREREVLRLLARGYAYKEIASELFISVKTVETHVSSVLRKLQMSNRYELSRWAVDRRLI; this is translated from the coding sequence ATGACGACGCCAACTGACGCCCGGGTCCGGGTCGTCCTGGTCGACGACCACGGGATGTTCCGGGCCGGGGTCCGGGCCGAGCTCGGTGGATCGGTCGAGGTCGTGGGGGAGGCCAGTACGGTGCCCCAGGCGGTGTCGGTGATCACCGCGCTCACCCCCGACGTCGTGCTGCTCGACGTCCATATGCCTGATGGTGGTGGCCGAGCCGTCCTCGAGGCCATCCGTCCGACGTTGCCGCAGGTGAAGTTCTTGGCTCTGAGCGTGTCGGACGCGGCCGAGGACGTGATCGGTCTGATCCGGGCCGGAGCCCGGGGCTACGTGACCAAGACGATCGCGGCGGACGAACTGGCCGACGCGGTGAAGCGGGTCGCCGACGGGGACGCGGTGTTCTCGCCGCGGCTGGCCGGGTTCGTGCTGGACGCGTTCACGCAGCGGCCGGAGACCGTGGTGCGGGATCCGGAGCTCGACCTGCTGACGAACCGCGAGCGCGAGGTGCTCCGTTTACTCGCCCGCGGCTACGCGTACAAAGAGATCGCGTCGGAGCTGTTCATCAGCGTCAAGACGGTAGAGACGCACGTGTCGTCCGTCCTCCGCAAACTCCAGATGAGCAACCGCTACGAACTCTCCAGGTGGGCCGTCGACCGGCGGCTCATCTGA
- a CDS encoding GH25 family lysozyme — protein MFTIIALLLVAAVRTPADAATAPSGVPGVDVSNYQGSVNWAAVRNAGVRWTYILATDGLNTPNRRYFAGQYNGAFNAGIIRGSYHYARFSVSDGTTQARYFVMHGGGWSPDGMTLPGALDLEGRCGADPASTRRWIAQFLNEYRRTTRRDAVIYTTPNWWATCVGSWPQVTSRFPLWISNTRTTRPRVPSGWGYYTMWQWVHGEDGGRVSGVTGGVDQNVFNGTVNRLQAFARG, from the coding sequence TTGTTCACCATCATTGCGTTACTGCTGGTCGCAGCCGTAAGAACACCGGCTGACGCCGCAACTGCGCCGAGCGGCGTGCCCGGCGTGGACGTCTCTAATTACCAAGGCTCGGTCAATTGGGCAGCCGTCCGTAATGCGGGCGTCCGATGGACCTATATTCTCGCCACCGACGGTCTCAACACTCCCAATCGACGCTATTTCGCAGGTCAGTACAACGGTGCGTTCAACGCCGGAATCATCCGCGGTTCGTACCACTACGCGCGGTTCAGCGTGTCTGACGGAACCACTCAGGCGCGGTACTTCGTGATGCACGGCGGTGGCTGGTCGCCCGACGGCATGACGCTACCCGGTGCACTCGACCTGGAAGGTCGTTGTGGTGCCGACCCGGCGTCGACCCGGCGGTGGATCGCGCAGTTCCTCAACGAGTACCGCCGTACCACCCGGCGCGATGCGGTCATCTACACCACGCCGAACTGGTGGGCTACCTGTGTCGGGAGCTGGCCGCAGGTCACCTCCCGCTTCCCGCTCTGGATCTCGAACACGAGGACGACCCGGCCCCGCGTTCCGTCCGGCTGGGGCTACTACACGATGTGGCAGTGGGTCCATGGCGAAGACGGCGGCCGCGTCAGTGGGGTAACCGGTGGCGTCGACCAGAACGTGTTCAACGGAACGGTCAACCGGCTGCAGGCCTTCGCCCGCGGCTGA
- a CDS encoding PspC domain-containing protein, with amino-acid sequence MPIRRLYRRTDDRVLGGVASGIAEHVGARPLVVRLVFLVLLAFGGLGAVLYAVFWAVLAIDPAAEQRGRRRDTGQLVAFVVFGLGIIVVLLGVGGNSQLVLVWCLGVVAVGAALVWRRADPVQRQRWVAAAPQVPWLGPVLAGGRGMMAVRLLGGGVLVMVGLVGFLVFSGEWESVRDGLLFGGVLLAGVALVLAPWLAQIIIELRAERSERIRSQERAEIAAMVHDQVLHTLALIQRRSADPREVARLARGQERSLRNWLYKPTASAAERIGAALEEAAAEVEDAFAVSVDAVVVGDCALDPGLTALVQASREALVNAGKHAGVASVSLYAEIEPDQVSVFIRDRGRGFDPKDVDDDRHGVRGSILGRMERHGGKAEIRSSPGSGTEVRLTMKRTNGD; translated from the coding sequence GTGCCGATCCGCCGGCTCTACCGGCGGACCGACGACCGCGTGCTCGGCGGAGTCGCGTCCGGTATCGCCGAGCACGTCGGCGCCCGGCCGCTCGTCGTCCGGCTCGTGTTCCTCGTGCTGCTGGCGTTCGGCGGCCTCGGTGCGGTGCTCTACGCGGTGTTCTGGGCCGTGCTGGCGATCGACCCGGCCGCCGAGCAGCGCGGCCGCCGCCGCGACACCGGGCAGCTGGTCGCGTTCGTCGTGTTCGGCCTGGGCATCATCGTCGTGCTGCTCGGCGTCGGCGGGAACAGCCAGCTGGTGCTGGTCTGGTGTCTGGGCGTCGTCGCGGTCGGGGCCGCGCTGGTCTGGCGCCGGGCCGACCCGGTCCAGCGGCAGCGCTGGGTCGCGGCCGCGCCGCAGGTGCCGTGGCTCGGGCCGGTGCTGGCCGGTGGCCGCGGAATGATGGCGGTCCGGCTGCTCGGTGGCGGCGTCCTGGTGATGGTCGGGCTGGTCGGCTTCCTCGTCTTCTCCGGCGAGTGGGAGTCGGTCCGCGACGGTCTGCTGTTCGGCGGCGTGCTGCTGGCCGGCGTCGCTCTGGTGCTGGCGCCCTGGCTGGCGCAGATCATCATCGAGCTGCGCGCCGAGCGCAGCGAGCGCATCCGCTCGCAGGAGCGGGCCGAGATCGCGGCGATGGTCCACGACCAGGTGCTGCACACGCTGGCGCTGATCCAGCGCCGGTCGGCCGACCCGCGCGAGGTGGCCCGGCTGGCCCGCGGTCAGGAGCGCTCGCTGCGCAACTGGCTGTACAAGCCGACCGCGTCCGCGGCCGAGCGGATCGGGGCCGCCCTGGAGGAGGCCGCGGCCGAGGTCGAGGACGCGTTCGCGGTGAGCGTCGACGCGGTCGTCGTCGGCGACTGTGCGCTCGACCCGGGGCTGACCGCGCTGGTCCAGGCGTCCCGCGAGGCTTTGGTCAACGCGGGCAAGCACGCCGGGGTAGCGTCCGTGTCGCTGTACGCCGAGATCGAGCCCGACCAGGTCAGCGTTTTCATCCGGGACCGCGGCCGGGGCTTCGACCCGAAGGACGTGGACGACGACCGGCACGGCGTGCGCGGCTCGATCCTCGGCCGGATGGAGCGGCACGGTGGTAAGGCAGAGATCCGGAGCAGCCCGGGCAGCGGTACCGAGGTCCGGCTGACGATGAAACGCACGAACGGTGACTGA
- a CDS encoding RelA/SpoT family protein: MHPKADVEVLRRAYTIAERAHRGQMRKSGDPYITHPLAVTEICAELGMDTTALVAAILHDTVEDTQYTLDQLRADFGDEVALLVDGLTKLDKVRFGTAAAEAETNRKMIVTAGRDPRVLVIKLADRVHNMRTLGFKSGPSQQRIARATNEVLIPLAGRLGIHKLKRELEDLVFRILHPDAYLEVERRVESRMAERRKYLDDLVEGAAAELRGARIKATVTWRERHLKSVWKQINKTPNAPDDFIGADRLVVVIEGEPTDCYAALGIIHGRWHPIPGRFKDHIGVPKFNMYQSLHTTVIAPDGRCDVLIRTEGMNRVAEYGIAALHRFGRDRVGDAAAELEWLQRVLDWEGDAAEPGEFMDSLRSGLADHEVMVFTPNGRAISLPENATPVDFAYAVSTHLGDRCIGTKVNGQLVPLARPLSDGDVVEVLTSPSEYSGPSEEWLRFAKSPQAQIQIRRWFAEDVSEVSIENGRRDIAAALAVEGRVLAHDRPLSMLARSLDLPDHDSLCAAVADGRLDPADVAKRLILIVDGPGEPT; the protein is encoded by the coding sequence GTGCACCCCAAGGCCGACGTCGAGGTACTCCGCCGGGCCTACACGATCGCGGAGCGTGCTCACCGCGGTCAGATGCGCAAGAGCGGCGACCCGTACATCACGCACCCGCTCGCGGTCACCGAGATCTGCGCCGAGCTGGGCATGGACACCACCGCGCTGGTCGCCGCGATCCTGCACGACACGGTCGAAGACACCCAGTACACGCTCGACCAGCTCCGCGCCGACTTCGGCGACGAGGTCGCGCTCCTGGTCGACGGGCTCACCAAGCTCGACAAGGTCCGCTTCGGCACCGCGGCGGCCGAGGCCGAGACCAACCGCAAGATGATCGTCACCGCCGGCCGCGACCCACGCGTCCTGGTGATCAAGCTCGCCGACCGCGTCCACAACATGCGGACGCTCGGCTTCAAGTCGGGCCCGTCGCAGCAGCGCATCGCGCGCGCGACCAACGAGGTCCTGATCCCGCTGGCCGGCCGGCTGGGCATCCACAAGCTCAAGCGCGAGCTGGAAGACCTCGTCTTCCGCATCCTGCATCCGGACGCCTACCTCGAGGTCGAGCGCCGGGTCGAATCCCGGATGGCCGAGCGCCGGAAGTACCTCGACGACCTGGTCGAGGGTGCGGCCGCCGAGCTGCGCGGGGCCCGGATCAAGGCCACGGTCACCTGGCGCGAGCGTCACCTGAAGTCGGTCTGGAAACAGATCAACAAGACGCCCAACGCGCCCGACGACTTCATCGGCGCCGACCGGCTCGTCGTCGTCATCGAGGGTGAGCCGACCGACTGCTACGCGGCGCTGGGCATCATCCACGGGCGCTGGCACCCGATCCCGGGCCGGTTCAAGGACCACATCGGCGTCCCCAAGTTCAACATGTACCAGTCGTTGCACACGACGGTGATCGCGCCCGACGGCCGCTGTGACGTGCTGATCCGCACCGAGGGCATGAACCGGGTCGCCGAGTACGGCATCGCCGCGCTGCACCGCTTCGGTCGCGACCGCGTCGGCGACGCGGCGGCCGAGCTCGAGTGGCTGCAGCGGGTGCTCGACTGGGAGGGCGACGCCGCCGAGCCGGGCGAGTTCATGGACTCGCTGCGCTCCGGCCTGGCCGACCACGAGGTCATGGTGTTCACGCCGAACGGCCGGGCGATCAGCCTGCCCGAGAACGCGACCCCGGTCGACTTCGCCTACGCGGTCTCCACCCACCTCGGCGACCGGTGCATCGGCACCAAGGTGAACGGCCAGCTGGTACCGCTGGCCCGGCCCCTCTCCGACGGCGACGTAGTGGAAGTCCTCACGTCGCCGTCCGAGTATTCGGGGCCGAGCGAGGAGTGGCTGCGGTTCGCGAAGAGCCCGCAGGCCCAGATCCAGATCCGCCGCTGGTTCGCCGAAGACGTCTCCGAGGTCTCGATCGAGAACGGCCGGCGTGACATCGCGGCCGCGCTGGCCGTCGAGGGCCGCGTGCTCGCCCACGACCGGCCGCTCTCGATGCTGGCCCGATCGCTCGACCTGCCCGACCACGACTCGCTCTGCGCCGCGGTGGCCGACGGCCGCCTCGACCCGGCCGACGTCGCCAAGCGCCTGATCCTGATCGTCGACGGGCCCGGGGAACCTACCTGA
- a CDS encoding PH domain-containing protein: MAVSLLGSEEVLVHRHPHVRVLVRPAVIIVVVVGLAGLLVVVVSQSSTRWGVVAVAAVVLLATATRPVLHWLTTTLTVTDRRLLLRSGVLARYGRDIPLGRIDDVSFEQTLLERMLGCGTLYVELGADRDVIVVQNVPRVAHVHAVIYELLEERLDLDEFEDEFESD; encoded by the coding sequence ATGGCAGTGTCATTGCTCGGGTCCGAGGAAGTACTCGTCCATCGGCACCCGCACGTGCGGGTGCTGGTCCGGCCCGCGGTGATCATCGTCGTCGTGGTGGGGCTGGCCGGGCTGCTCGTCGTCGTCGTGTCGCAGTCGTCGACCCGGTGGGGCGTCGTCGCGGTGGCGGCGGTGGTGCTGCTGGCGACGGCGACCCGGCCGGTGCTGCACTGGCTCACGACGACGCTCACCGTCACCGATCGGCGTCTGCTGCTGCGCTCCGGCGTGCTGGCCCGGTACGGACGGGACATCCCGCTCGGCCGGATCGACGACGTGTCGTTCGAGCAGACGCTGCTGGAGCGGATGCTGGGCTGCGGCACGCTCTACGTCGAACTGGGCGCCGACCGGGACGTCATCGTGGTGCAGAACGTCCCGCGCGTCGCCCACGTCCACGCGGTGATCTACGAGCTGCTCGAAGAGCGGCTGGACCTCGACGAGTTCGAAGACGAGTTCGAGAGCGACTAG
- a CDS encoding GtrA family protein, with the protein MNFVRRLRDRWHALIKELTKFGIIGVVNTVLDFAVWNAVLSIGPIKAQVVSTVISATSSYFMNRHWTFRHRARSGLRREYLLFFVFNAIGLVITAGILGIASYVFHVEHVAALNVVKLFAIAVATAFRFWAYRRWVFLHPEDTLYEPDRATI; encoded by the coding sequence GTGAACTTCGTCCGCCGTCTCCGCGACCGCTGGCACGCGCTGATCAAGGAGCTCACGAAGTTCGGCATCATCGGCGTCGTCAACACCGTGCTGGACTTCGCGGTCTGGAACGCGGTGCTGTCGATCGGCCCGATCAAGGCGCAGGTCGTCTCGACCGTGATCTCGGCCACGTCGTCGTACTTCATGAACCGGCACTGGACGTTCCGGCACCGGGCCCGGTCCGGTCTGCGTCGCGAGTACCTGCTGTTCTTCGTCTTCAACGCGATCGGGCTCGTGATCACCGCGGGCATCCTCGGCATCGCGTCGTACGTGTTCCACGTCGAGCACGTGGCCGCGTTGAACGTGGTCAAGCTGTTCGCGATCGCGGTCGCCACCGCGTTCCGGTTCTGGGCCTACCGGCGCTGGGTGTTCCTGCACCCGGAGGACACGCTCTACGAGCCGGACCGGGCCACCATCTGA
- a CDS encoding Gmad2 immunoglobulin-like domain-containing protein — MRRHGITIIGVGLALVGLVTGCSSDDSPESAAPTTSESSAVTAATTAASPMSGAAATDAAITLSAPANGATVGRSFVVRGSGVAFEGTLLWSLDGPGEPITGYASAGSTQKQPFQFTVEAREAGTYKLTVYRESAADGARTDVVEHTITVR; from the coding sequence ATGCGGCGACACGGCATCACGATCATCGGGGTAGGGCTGGCACTCGTCGGCCTGGTCACGGGCTGCAGCAGTGACGACAGCCCGGAAAGCGCGGCTCCCACGACGTCGGAATCGAGTGCCGTGACCGCGGCCACGACGGCGGCGAGCCCGATGAGCGGAGCCGCGGCCACCGACGCGGCGATCACGCTGAGCGCGCCGGCCAACGGCGCGACCGTCGGTCGCAGCTTCGTCGTCCGTGGGTCGGGCGTGGCGTTCGAAGGGACGCTGCTCTGGAGCCTGGACGGGCCGGGCGAGCCGATCACCGGCTACGCGAGCGCGGGCAGCACCCAGAAGCAGCCGTTCCAGTTCACGGTCGAGGCCCGGGAGGCCGGGACCTACAAGCTCACGGTCTACCGCGAGTCGGCCGCCGACGGCGCCCGCACCGACGTGGTCGAGCACACGATCACGGTCAGGTAG